In one Winogradskyella sp. MH6 genomic region, the following are encoded:
- the yidD gene encoding membrane protein insertion efficiency factor YidD, protein MKKILAYPFLLLIKVYQTFISPFTPATCRYQPTCSHYAKEALEVHGFFKGGKLALKRIFSCHPWGGKGYDPVPKKDDN, encoded by the coding sequence GTGAAAAAAATACTTGCATATCCTTTTTTATTATTGATTAAAGTCTATCAAACTTTTATATCACCATTTACTCCTGCTACTTGCAGGTATCAACCTACATGTTCACACTACGCTAAAGAAGCTCTAGAAGTTCATGGATTTTTTAAAGGTGGTAAATTGGCATTGAAACGGATTTTTAGTTGTCATCCTTGGGGAGGAAAAGGTTACGATCCTGTTCCAAAGAAGGATGACAACTAA
- the lgt gene encoding prolipoprotein diacylglyceryl transferase — protein sequence MHALQISWNPDKSIDLGFFELHFYSVMWIIAFILGFYVTKKIWKNENQSNESLDSLFIYSVLGIMIGARLGHVIFYQSELISEDFFSIFLPFSFKDGIRFTGFQGLASHGAAIGMIISMYLFNKKVLKKSILWILDRVVIATALGAVFVRIGNFINSEIIGKYTESDFGVVFRQLSETEPRHPAQLYEAFCYIFVFITLLYFYWKTNKSKQEGFLFGLFLVFLWTIRFFVEFVKEPQGDEDLAAFFGNTLNNGQLLSIPFILIGLYFMFIYKPKNKVA from the coding sequence ATGCACGCATTACAAATTTCTTGGAATCCTGATAAATCTATTGATCTTGGTTTTTTTGAACTCCACTTTTATAGTGTCATGTGGATTATCGCCTTTATACTAGGCTTCTACGTTACCAAGAAGATTTGGAAAAACGAAAATCAGTCTAATGAATCTTTAGACTCTTTATTTATCTATTCTGTTTTAGGAATTATGATTGGTGCAAGATTAGGCCATGTTATCTTTTACCAATCTGAATTAATTAGTGAAGATTTCTTTAGCATCTTTTTACCTTTTAGTTTTAAAGATGGTATACGATTTACAGGCTTTCAAGGCCTAGCTAGCCATGGCGCAGCTATTGGTATGATAATCTCAATGTACTTGTTTAATAAAAAAGTATTAAAAAAATCTATCCTATGGATTCTAGATCGTGTGGTTATTGCCACTGCACTTGGCGCTGTATTTGTAAGGATTGGGAATTTTATTAATTCAGAAATAATAGGAAAATACACCGAAAGTGACTTTGGTGTCGTATTTAGGCAACTTAGTGAAACTGAGCCAAGACATCCTGCTCAGTTATATGAAGCGTTTTGCTATATTTTTGTATTTATAACGTTGCTCTATTTTTACTGGAAAACCAATAAATCTAAACAAGAAGGCTTTTTATTTGGTTTATTTTTAGTTTTTCTATGGACGATTAGATTCTTTGTTGAATTTGTTAAAGAACCTCAAGGTGATGAAGATTTGGCTGCTTTCTTCGGAAATACGCTCAATAACGGTCAGCTTTTAAGTATACCTTTTATACTCATTGGTCTGTACTTTATGTTTATTTACAAACCTAAAAACAAGGTTGCTTAA